A stretch of the Theileria equi strain WA chromosome 1, complete sequence genome encodes the following:
- a CDS encoding hypothetical protein (encoded by transcript BEWA_029590A): protein MQDLKDGAVDPLDVRKDIFRALSESDWEAFHLTFKAPKSPKFSKITLKPREKALFKSGIKSVEQIARWITVPKCVRNKHF, encoded by the exons ATGCAAGACTTGAAAGATGGTGCTGTGGATCCCTTGGACGTGAGAAAAGACATTTTTAGGGCCTTGTCAGAATCCGACTGGGAAGCCTTTCATCTCACATTCAAAGCCCCCAAATCCCCAAAATTCTCCAAGATTACCCTGAAACC GAGGGAAAAGGCACTCTTCAAGTCTGGAATCAAATCTGTGGAACAGATTGCAAGATGGATAACGGTACCAAAGTGCGTGAGGAATAAACATTTTTAG
- a CDS encoding MutS domain V containing protein (encoded by transcript BEWA_029580A) has product MNQIGSFVPCASAKLPIFKHVLCRIGASDIQARGVSTFLAEMVESAAILRIANEHSLVIIDELGRGTSTHDGFGLAWAIVVDLIQRAKCFCLCATHFHEMGHLADEYKGVVNKHLTSQFFEDQNEMTFLYKISDGVSKKSFGINVAMIANFPKDVVENARIKLEKLEGCSRSGISPELQELFKSQTFEEFTSKIPILLGS; this is encoded by the coding sequence ATGAACCAAATAGGTTCGTTTGTCCCATGTGCCTCTGCCAAGCTTCCAATATTTAAGCATGTCCTTTGCCGTATTGGAGCTTCGGATATTCAGGCTCGCGGGGTCTCTACATTTTTAGCAGAGATGGTAGAGTCTGCCGCTATTTTGCGTATCGCCAATGAGCATTCACTTGTCATAATCGACGAACTTGGGAGAGGAACTTCCACTCACGATGGATTTGGACTTGCCTGGGCCATTGTCGTAGACTTGATTCAGAGAGCCAAATGTTTTTGTCTCTGTGCCACTCACTTCCACGAAATGGGCCACTTGGCAGACGAATACAAGGGCGTTGTGAACAAGCATCTCACTTCTCAATTCTTTGAGGACCAAAATGAGATGACATTCCTCTACAAAATCAGTGACGGTGTATCCAAAAAGTCATTTGGAATAAATGTCGCCATGATTGCCAACTTTCCCAAGGACGTTGTAGAGAATGCAAGGATAAAATTGGAGAAACTGGAAGGATGCTCAAGGTCAGGAATCTCACCAGAGCTGCAAGAGTTGTTTAAATCACAGACCTTTGAGGAGTTTACCTCGAAAATACCCATCCTATTGGGATCATAG
- a CDS encoding hypothetical protein (encoded by transcript BEWA_029610A) codes for MIGRADIEGSKSNVAMNAWLPQASYPCGNFSDTSSCISHRLKGSIGHAFTVCICTENQNQANFSPFGPHEISVLIEFALGHLRYLLTDVPPQPNSPPGYVSRLDHLQAGLKQKHGEPSLNITE; via the coding sequence ATGATAGGAAGAGCCGACATCGAAGGATCAAAAAGCAACGTCGCTATGAACGCTTGGCTGCCACAAGCCAGTTATCCCTGTGGTAACTTTTCTGACACCTCTAGCTGTATATCCCACAGACTTAAAGGATCGATAGGCCATGCTTTCACAGTTTGTATTTGTACTGAAAATCAAAATCAAGCAAACTTTTCCCCTTTTGGTCCACATGAGATTTCTGTCCTCATTGAGTTCGCCTTAGGACACCTGCGTTATCTTTTAACAGATGTACCGCCCCAGCCAAACTCCCCACCTGGCTATGTCTCCCGCCTTGATCACCTGCAAGCAGGCTTAAAGCAAAAACACGGCGAACCGAGTCTCAACATAACGGAATAA